Proteins encoded in a region of the Microbacterium neungamense genome:
- the pepN gene encoding aminopeptidase N gives MPGENLTRIEAQERRAVIDTRSYEIALDLTKGAEVFGSRSVVRFSATPGSFTFIDLIAREVREISLNGEQLDPNEVFADSRIALSGLQEENVLVVDADCLYTNTGEGLHRFVDPVDGEVYLYTQFEVPDSRRVFAVFEQPDLKATFQFTVTAPAAWTVVSNSPTPEPIVHDPSTGSEPTATWGFEPTPRISSYITALIAGPYEATFSELTSASGRVIPLGVYGRKSLWQHVDAEDIFEKTRQGFAYFESKFGVPYPFAKYDQLFVPEFNAGAMENAGAVTFTETYVFRSKVTDAVKERRVVTILHELAHMWFGDLVTMKWWNDLWLNESFAEWASTIATAEATEWTEAWTTFNAMEKTWAYRQDQLPSTHPIVAEINDLEDVQVNFDGITYAKGGSVLKQLAAWVGIEAFFAGVSQYFQKHSWGNTELNDLLVELEATSGRDLGTWSKKWLETAGVNTLSPVIAEDAEGVITRFAVTQTAPADYPTIRPHRLGIGFYDLVDGTLARRHHIEVDIDGDRTEIPELNGRRRPDLVLLNDEDLAYAKIRLDERSLATAIAHLSDIADPLARSLVWGAAWDQTRDAESAASDYIDLVLGNIGRETESTTVRTTLAQLQTAVSLYVAPESRAAAREKVADRLWALAQEAAPGGDNQLQFVTAFANSLVTPEHAGIVGRLRSGEETLPGLEIDADLSWQLLVGLATVGATDTQAIDAALAADNTAKGAEFAWMAKAALPTPEAKRAVWDALVEHDDQPNTIVRSAAAGFVHPSGAAVLAEFVPAYFDMLLPVWESRTYQIAQYLIVGLYPKALADTALRDATRSWLSAHQDAAPALRRLVAENLADVERALAAQARDADRDDS, from the coding sequence GTGCCTGGAGAGAACCTCACCCGCATCGAAGCGCAGGAGCGCCGCGCCGTCATCGACACGCGTTCCTACGAGATCGCCCTCGATCTCACCAAGGGCGCCGAGGTGTTCGGATCGCGCAGCGTCGTGCGCTTCTCCGCGACGCCGGGGAGCTTCACGTTCATCGACCTCATCGCGCGCGAGGTGCGCGAGATCTCGCTCAACGGTGAGCAGCTCGACCCGAACGAGGTGTTCGCGGACTCGCGCATCGCGCTGAGCGGCCTGCAGGAGGAGAACGTCCTCGTCGTGGACGCCGACTGCCTGTACACGAACACCGGCGAGGGCCTGCACCGCTTCGTCGATCCGGTCGACGGCGAGGTGTACCTGTACACCCAGTTCGAGGTGCCCGACTCCCGGCGGGTGTTCGCGGTGTTCGAGCAGCCCGACCTGAAGGCGACGTTCCAGTTCACCGTCACGGCGCCGGCGGCGTGGACCGTGGTGTCGAACTCCCCCACGCCCGAGCCGATCGTGCACGACCCGTCCACGGGCAGCGAGCCGACCGCGACCTGGGGCTTCGAGCCCACCCCGCGCATCTCCTCGTACATCACGGCGCTCATCGCGGGGCCGTACGAGGCGACGTTCTCCGAGTTGACCAGCGCCTCCGGTCGCGTGATCCCGCTCGGCGTGTACGGCCGCAAGAGCCTGTGGCAGCACGTGGACGCCGAGGACATCTTCGAGAAGACCCGGCAGGGCTTCGCGTACTTCGAGTCGAAGTTCGGCGTCCCCTACCCGTTCGCGAAGTACGACCAGCTCTTCGTCCCCGAGTTCAACGCCGGCGCGATGGAGAACGCGGGCGCCGTCACCTTCACCGAGACGTACGTCTTCCGCAGCAAGGTGACGGATGCCGTGAAGGAGCGCCGCGTCGTCACGATCCTGCACGAGCTCGCGCACATGTGGTTCGGCGACCTGGTGACGATGAAGTGGTGGAACGACCTCTGGCTGAACGAGTCGTTCGCCGAGTGGGCCTCCACGATCGCCACGGCGGAGGCCACGGAGTGGACCGAGGCGTGGACGACCTTCAACGCGATGGAGAAGACCTGGGCCTACCGACAGGACCAGCTGCCGTCCACGCATCCGATCGTCGCCGAGATCAACGACCTCGAGGACGTGCAGGTCAACTTCGACGGCATCACCTACGCCAAGGGCGGCTCGGTGCTCAAGCAGCTCGCCGCCTGGGTCGGCATCGAGGCGTTCTTCGCCGGGGTGTCGCAGTACTTCCAGAAGCACTCCTGGGGCAACACCGAGCTGAACGACCTGCTCGTCGAGCTGGAGGCGACCAGCGGGCGGGACCTCGGCACCTGGTCGAAGAAGTGGCTGGAGACGGCGGGCGTGAACACGCTCTCCCCGGTCATCGCCGAAGACGCCGAGGGCGTCATCACCCGCTTCGCGGTGACGCAGACCGCGCCGGCCGACTACCCGACCATCCGGCCGCACCGCCTCGGCATCGGCTTCTACGACCTGGTCGACGGCACCCTCGCGCGCAGGCACCACATCGAGGTCGACATCGACGGCGACCGCACCGAGATCCCGGAGCTGAACGGTCGCCGCCGCCCCGACCTGGTGCTCCTGAACGACGAGGACCTCGCCTACGCGAAGATCCGCCTGGACGAGCGCTCGCTGGCCACCGCGATCGCCCACCTCTCCGACATCGCCGATCCGCTGGCGCGCTCGCTGGTGTGGGGCGCCGCGTGGGACCAGACCCGCGACGCGGAGAGCGCGGCATCCGATTACATCGACCTGGTCCTCGGCAACATCGGCCGGGAGACCGAGTCGACCACGGTGCGCACCACGCTCGCTCAGCTGCAGACCGCGGTGAGCCTGTACGTCGCCCCGGAGAGCCGCGCGGCCGCGCGGGAGAAGGTCGCCGACCGGCTGTGGGCGCTCGCGCAGGAGGCCGCCCCGGGCGGCGACAACCAGCTGCAGTTCGTGACCGCGTTCGCCAACTCCCTGGTCACTCCCGAGCACGCCGGCATCGTCGGCCGCCTCCGCTCCGGCGAGGAGACCCTCCCGGGCCTGGAGATCGACGCCGACCTGTCCTGGCAGCTGCTGGTGGGCCTGGCCACGGTGGGCGCCACCGACACGCAGGCCATCGACGCCGCCCTCGCCGCCGACAACACCGCCAAGGGGGCCGAGTTCGCGTGGATGGCGAAGGCCGCACTGCCCACCCCCGAGGCCAAGCGCGCGGTGTGGGACGCCCTGGTCGAGCACGACGACCAGCCGAACACGATCGTCCGCTCGGCGGCGGCCGGCTTCGTCCACCCGTCGGGCGCGGCGGTGCTCGCGGAGTTCGTGCCGGCGTACTTCGACATGCTGCTGCCGGTGTGGGAGTCGCGCACCTATCAGATCGCGCAGTACCTCATCGTGGGCCTGTACCCGAAGGCGCTCGCCGACACCGCCCTGCGCGACGCGACCCGCTCCTGGCTGTCGGCGCACCAGGACGCCGCCCCGGCGCTGCGCCGCCTGGTGGCCGAGAACCTCGCCGACGTCGAGCGGGCCCTGGCCGCCCAGGCGAGGGATGCGGACCGCGACGACAGCTGA
- a CDS encoding ferrochelatase, whose protein sequence is MTVNVSDAVPHASPAAAGGPRHVEEPVAYDAILLAGFGGPEGQEDVIPFLRNVTRGRGIPDERLEEVAHHYRHFGGVSPINAQNRELKAALEAELAAQGIDLPVYWGNRNWAPYLEDAVAEAARNGDTTLLAFATSAYSSFSSCRQYREDFARVLEATSLGGVVTIDKIRPFFDHPGFVQAFVDGVHVAIAGMLGEGLAPEEVQVLFSTHSIPTADAERSGPRDIDWGEGGAYAAQHEAVAAWVMDRVAQLLPAAGDVPWELVYQSRSGPPSQPWLEPDVCDVIEELPGRGRKAVVVVPVGFMSDHMEVLWDLDTEAAQAAADAGLRFARTPTPGVSPAFVSGIVDLVRERLEGRPDAERAHVTALPSYDVCRPGCCEKVRAGFKPAAAGLAP, encoded by the coding sequence GTGACTGTCAACGTATCGGATGCCGTTCCCCACGCGTCGCCCGCCGCTGCGGGCGGCCCCCGCCACGTCGAGGAGCCGGTCGCGTACGACGCGATCCTGCTCGCCGGATTCGGAGGTCCCGAAGGGCAGGAGGACGTCATCCCCTTCCTGCGGAACGTGACCCGGGGCCGCGGGATCCCGGACGAGCGGCTCGAGGAGGTCGCCCACCACTACCGGCACTTCGGCGGGGTGAGCCCGATCAACGCGCAGAACCGCGAGCTGAAGGCCGCGCTGGAGGCGGAGCTCGCCGCGCAGGGCATCGACCTGCCGGTGTACTGGGGCAACCGGAACTGGGCACCGTACCTCGAGGACGCCGTCGCCGAGGCGGCCCGCAACGGCGACACCACGCTGCTGGCCTTCGCCACCAGCGCCTACAGCTCCTTCTCCAGCTGCCGGCAGTACCGCGAGGACTTCGCCCGCGTGCTGGAGGCCACCTCTCTCGGCGGCGTCGTCACGATCGACAAGATCCGGCCGTTCTTCGACCACCCCGGCTTCGTGCAGGCGTTCGTCGACGGCGTCCACGTCGCGATCGCGGGCATGCTCGGCGAGGGGCTCGCCCCGGAGGAGGTGCAGGTGCTCTTCTCCACGCACAGCATCCCCACCGCGGACGCCGAGCGGTCCGGCCCGCGCGACATCGACTGGGGCGAGGGCGGCGCGTACGCCGCCCAGCACGAGGCGGTCGCGGCCTGGGTGATGGATCGGGTGGCGCAGCTGCTGCCCGCGGCCGGCGACGTGCCGTGGGAGCTCGTCTACCAGTCCCGCTCCGGCCCGCCCTCGCAGCCGTGGCTCGAGCCGGACGTGTGCGACGTGATCGAGGAGCTGCCCGGCCGCGGCCGGAAGGCCGTCGTCGTCGTGCCGGTGGGCTTCATGAGCGACCACATGGAGGTCCTCTGGGACCTGGACACCGAGGCCGCGCAGGCCGCGGCAGACGCCGGCCTGCGGTTCGCGCGCACGCCCACCCCGGGGGTCTCGCCCGCGTTCGTCTCCGGCATCGTCGACCTGGTGCGGGAACGGCTGGAGGGGCGACCGGACGCCGAGCGTGCTCACGTCACCGCCCTGCCGTCGTACGACGTGTGCCGGCCCGGATGCTGCGAGAAGGTCCGCGCCGGCTTCAAGCCCGCCGCCGCCGGTCTCGCCCCCTGA
- a CDS encoding ribose-5-phosphate isomerase — protein sequence MRIHIATDHAGLDFSTRLQEHLRSAGHEVVDHGPVEYDSVDDYPAFCIRAAQAVVADQAAGVDALGVVFGGSGNGEQIAANKVQGIRAALVWNLSTAELAREHNDANVISIGARQHTFEEVVSFIDRFIGTPFSGDERHVRRIRQIADFERDGSLLPDPRA from the coding sequence ATGCGCATCCACATCGCCACCGATCACGCCGGCCTGGACTTCTCGACCCGGCTGCAGGAGCACCTCCGGTCCGCCGGGCACGAGGTGGTCGACCACGGCCCGGTCGAGTACGACTCCGTCGACGACTATCCGGCCTTCTGCATCCGCGCCGCGCAGGCCGTCGTCGCCGACCAGGCGGCGGGCGTGGACGCCCTCGGCGTCGTGTTCGGTGGTTCCGGCAACGGGGAGCAGATCGCGGCGAACAAGGTCCAGGGCATCCGTGCCGCGCTGGTGTGGAACCTGTCCACGGCCGAGCTGGCGCGCGAGCACAACGACGCGAACGTCATCTCGATCGGCGCCCGGCAGCACACCTTCGAGGAGGTCGTCTCCTTCATCGACCGCTTCATCGGCACCCCGTTCTCGGGGGACGAGCGGCACGTGCGCCGCATCCGGCAGATCGCGGACTTCGAGCGCGACGGGTCGCTGCTGCCGGATCCGCGGGCGTGA
- a CDS encoding Fpg/Nei family DNA glycosylase: MPEGHSVHRIARQFQRNFVGKTLQASSPQGRFAEGAAVLDGREALQAKAVGKQMFLEVEGELWLRVHLGLYGAWDFSGEILVDPTIASANGRMGQTNQRGTDLDEAIFDDAGENSLSSIGAPRRARVHVRMSEQTSGLADEGDQWPPPVVGQVRLRLLTDITCADLRGPTACELQTPDEMLATVARLGPDPLVGDPAEGEERFVRTVRRKATPIALLLMDQAVISGIGNVYRAEMLFRARLNPHTPGRDVPEEVVRELWRDWVKLLAIGVETGQMMTMDDLTPEQYRAAMAHRDDRHWVYHRAGLPCRVCGTEIALEEIGARKLYWCPSCQR; this comes from the coding sequence ATGCCCGAGGGTCATTCCGTCCACCGGATCGCCCGGCAGTTCCAGCGCAACTTCGTCGGCAAGACGCTGCAGGCGTCCAGCCCGCAGGGCCGCTTCGCCGAGGGCGCGGCGGTGCTCGACGGGCGCGAAGCGCTGCAGGCGAAGGCCGTCGGCAAGCAGATGTTCCTCGAGGTCGAGGGCGAGCTGTGGCTGCGGGTGCATCTCGGCCTGTACGGCGCCTGGGACTTCTCTGGCGAGATCCTCGTCGACCCGACCATCGCCTCCGCGAACGGGCGGATGGGGCAGACCAACCAGCGCGGCACCGACCTCGACGAGGCGATCTTCGACGACGCGGGCGAGAACTCGCTGTCCTCGATCGGCGCGCCCCGACGGGCGCGCGTGCACGTGCGGATGTCGGAGCAGACCAGCGGTCTGGCCGACGAGGGCGATCAGTGGCCGCCGCCCGTGGTCGGGCAGGTGCGGTTGCGGCTGCTCACCGACATCACCTGCGCCGACCTGCGCGGCCCGACCGCGTGCGAACTGCAGACGCCGGACGAGATGCTCGCCACCGTGGCCAGGCTCGGTCCCGATCCGCTGGTGGGCGACCCCGCCGAGGGCGAGGAGCGCTTCGTGCGGACGGTGCGCCGCAAGGCCACCCCGATCGCGCTGCTGCTGATGGACCAGGCGGTGATCAGCGGCATCGGCAACGTGTACCGCGCCGAGATGCTGTTCCGCGCCCGCCTGAACCCGCACACGCCCGGCCGCGACGTGCCCGAGGAGGTGGTGCGGGAGTTGTGGCGGGACTGGGTGAAGCTGCTGGCGATCGGCGTGGAGACCGGCCAGATGATGACCATGGACGACCTCACCCCGGAGCAGTACCGCGCGGCGATGGCCCACCGCGACGACCGGCACTGGGTGTACCACCGCGCCGGGCTGCCGTGCCGCGTGTGCGGCACCGAGATCGCCCTCGAGGAGATCGGCGCCCGCAAGCTGTACTGGTGCCCGTCCTGCCAGCGCTGA
- a CDS encoding alanine/glycine:cation symporter family protein, with protein MDLTGLEQALGALSGFIWGPFFLIPLLLGTGLYLTIRLGGLQFLRLGAALRLGLFTRKDPGADGDISQFQALTTALAATVGTGNIVGVATAIGIGGPGALFWMWVTGLLGMASKYSEAFLGVRFRKTDDAGEKSGGPQYYLERGIPGPFGRFLALFFAIAAVIACFGIGNMTQGNSIASNLEASFSVPTWVTGIALTVFALLVLVGGIKSIGRVTAGFVPIMIIFYVLGALYILIVNVGALPAAFAQIFTDAFTGTSAVGGFAGSAIIIAVQYGVARGVFSNESGMGSAAIAAAAAKTSHPVRQGLVSMTQTFIDTIIVVTCTGLVIIATGTWDDIDPATGQQISPAVMTGAAFSHGLPGDWGHYIVTIGLVMFAGSTILGWSYYGERNIERLLGRRAVMPFRILFSLVVFVGCTVQLSLVWTFSDVMNGLMALPNLIGLLILSGLVARETKKYLDNDPKLRATTAEVDAFMAGEPGWEEWKTQAVPVADGGKA; from the coding sequence ATGGACCTGACCGGTCTTGAACAGGCGCTCGGCGCCCTCAGCGGCTTCATCTGGGGGCCGTTCTTCCTCATCCCGCTGCTGCTGGGCACCGGGCTGTACCTGACCATCCGCCTCGGCGGCCTGCAGTTCCTGCGCCTGGGCGCGGCCCTCCGGCTGGGCCTGTTCACGCGCAAGGACCCCGGCGCCGACGGCGACATCTCCCAGTTCCAGGCGCTCACCACCGCGCTGGCCGCCACCGTCGGCACCGGCAACATCGTCGGCGTCGCCACCGCGATCGGCATCGGCGGTCCGGGCGCCCTGTTCTGGATGTGGGTCACCGGCCTGCTCGGCATGGCGTCGAAGTACTCCGAGGCCTTCCTCGGCGTGCGCTTCCGCAAGACCGACGACGCCGGGGAGAAGTCGGGCGGCCCCCAGTACTATCTGGAGCGCGGCATTCCCGGCCCGTTCGGCAGGTTCCTCGCGCTGTTCTTCGCCATCGCGGCCGTCATCGCCTGCTTCGGCATCGGCAACATGACCCAGGGCAACTCGATCGCGAGCAACCTCGAGGCGAGCTTCAGCGTCCCCACCTGGGTCACCGGCATCGCACTGACGGTGTTCGCGCTGCTCGTGCTGGTCGGCGGCATCAAGTCGATCGGCCGCGTCACCGCAGGCTTCGTGCCGATCATGATCATCTTCTACGTCCTGGGTGCGCTGTACATCCTCATCGTCAACGTGGGCGCCCTGCCGGCGGCGTTCGCGCAGATCTTCACGGACGCGTTCACCGGCACCAGCGCGGTGGGCGGGTTCGCGGGGTCGGCGATCATCATCGCCGTGCAGTACGGCGTGGCCCGCGGCGTCTTCTCGAACGAGTCCGGCATGGGGTCGGCGGCCATCGCCGCCGCGGCCGCGAAGACCAGTCATCCGGTCCGTCAGGGCCTGGTCTCGATGACGCAGACCTTCATCGACACGATCATCGTGGTCACCTGCACCGGCCTGGTGATCATCGCGACCGGCACCTGGGACGACATCGACCCGGCCACCGGGCAGCAGATCAGCCCGGCCGTGATGACCGGCGCCGCCTTCTCGCACGGTCTGCCCGGCGACTGGGGCCACTACATCGTCACCATCGGCCTGGTGATGTTCGCCGGCTCCACGATCCTCGGCTGGTCGTATTACGGCGAGCGGAACATCGAGCGCCTCCTCGGCCGGCGGGCGGTGATGCCGTTCCGCATCCTGTTCTCGCTGGTCGTGTTCGTCGGCTGCACGGTGCAGCTGAGCCTGGTCTGGACGTTCTCCGACGTGATGAACGGCCTGATGGCGCTGCCGAACCTGATCGGCCTGCTCATCCTGTCCGGTCTCGTGGCGCGGGAGACCAAGAAGTACCTGGACAACGATCCGAAGCTGCGCGCCACGACCGCGGAGGTCGACGCCTTCATGGCCGGCGAACCCGGCTGGGAGGAGTGGAAGACCCAGGCCGTCCCGGTCGCCGACGGCGGGAAGGCGTGA
- a CDS encoding amidohydrolase yields the protein MTAAGERISLIRGARPVDGAALFGSDDPIDIAIADGRIADIAPAGALTPGGAVLEADGCWVLPGLWDHHVHTVQWALDSQRVPLGGVRSAAEAAAVMAAAAPLPDGRRVGAGMRDGLWPDRPDLAALDAVTGDVPTYLINADVHSVWLNSAAIRREGFPPAQDGMLREEEAFEISRRLNAADDALADAAVQEAGRRAAARGVTGIVDFDMAWNAEAWRRRCVAGFDLHHVEFAFYPPGLTRAIDEGLRTGAELPDTGGLVRVGPLKLISDGSLGTRTAACSHAYADDPGNTGVLTIAPDELRELLTTATAAGIDVAVHAIGDRAVAAALDAFTYTQARGTIEHAQLVRHADLARFGRLGVVASVQPQHAVDDRDLATRLWRDQDAIGYPLASLFAAGVPVRFGSDAPVAPLDPWLGIAAAVARTGDDRAPWHPEERVPVSAALRASSRHGEAELRPGADADLAVCGRDPRTASAAELRGMPVAATLLGGRLTHLG from the coding sequence GTGACTGCCGCGGGCGAGCGCATCTCCCTCATCCGCGGCGCGCGTCCCGTCGACGGGGCGGCGCTGTTCGGATCCGACGATCCGATCGACATCGCGATCGCGGACGGGCGGATCGCGGACATCGCCCCGGCGGGCGCGCTCACCCCCGGCGGGGCGGTGCTCGAGGCCGACGGATGCTGGGTGCTGCCGGGGCTCTGGGACCATCACGTGCACACCGTGCAGTGGGCGCTGGACTCCCAGCGGGTCCCTCTCGGCGGGGTGCGCAGCGCGGCGGAGGCGGCGGCGGTGATGGCGGCCGCCGCACCGCTGCCCGACGGCCGCCGTGTCGGCGCCGGCATGCGCGACGGCCTGTGGCCCGATCGCCCGGACCTCGCCGCCCTGGACGCGGTCACCGGCGACGTGCCGACCTACCTGATCAACGCCGACGTGCACAGCGTGTGGCTGAACTCGGCCGCGATCCGGCGGGAGGGCTTCCCGCCCGCCCAGGACGGCATGCTGCGCGAGGAGGAGGCCTTCGAGATCTCCCGCCGGCTGAACGCCGCAGACGACGCGCTGGCGGACGCCGCGGTGCAGGAGGCCGGACGCCGCGCAGCGGCGCGCGGCGTGACCGGGATCGTGGACTTCGACATGGCCTGGAACGCCGAAGCGTGGCGGCGGCGCTGCGTGGCCGGCTTCGACCTGCACCATGTCGAGTTCGCGTTCTACCCACCCGGGCTGACCCGCGCGATCGACGAGGGCCTGCGCACCGGTGCGGAGCTCCCGGATACCGGCGGGCTGGTGCGGGTCGGCCCGCTCAAGCTCATCTCCGACGGATCCCTGGGCACCCGCACCGCCGCCTGCTCGCACGCCTACGCCGACGACCCCGGCAACACCGGCGTGCTCACCATCGCACCGGACGAGCTGCGCGAGCTGCTCACCACGGCGACCGCGGCCGGCATCGACGTCGCGGTGCACGCGATCGGCGACCGCGCCGTGGCCGCGGCGCTCGACGCGTTCACCTACACGCAGGCGCGCGGCACCATCGAACACGCGCAGCTGGTGCGGCACGCCGATCTCGCCCGGTTCGGCCGGCTCGGCGTCGTCGCGAGCGTGCAGCCGCAGCACGCCGTGGACGACAGGGATCTCGCGACGCGTCTGTGGCGCGACCAGGACGCCATCGGCTATCCGCTCGCCTCGCTGTTCGCCGCCGGCGTCCCGGTGCGGTTCGGATCGGATGCCCCGGTCGCGCCGCTGGACCCCTGGCTGGGCATCGCCGCCGCGGTCGCCCGCACCGGGGACGACCGGGCGCCCTGGCATCCCGAGGAGCGGGTGCCGGTGTCCGCCGCCCTGCGCGCGAGCAGCCGGCACGGGGAGGCGGAGCTGCGCCCCGGAGCGGACGCCGACCTCGCCGTGTGCGGGCGGGACCCGCGGACGGCGTCGGCCGCCGAGCTGCGCGGGATGCCGGTGGCGGCGACGCTGCTGGGCGGACGCCTCACGCACCTCGGCTGA
- a CDS encoding Dps family protein, with translation MSKAQTVPTTAVDPTIAAAAAQFLSPIVLGLEALTVNGKQAHWHVRGANFVGVHELLDTIVAHAGEFADTAAERIVALGLPIDARLSTVAEKAGKTAVPAGFTQSDDLVRAVISDIDAILADVKAAIEGLDEVDLTSQDVAIEIMRGLEKDRWFLVSHIAA, from the coding sequence ATGAGCAAGGCACAGACCGTCCCCACCACCGCCGTCGACCCGACCATCGCGGCCGCCGCCGCACAGTTCCTCTCCCCGATCGTCCTGGGTCTGGAGGCGCTCACCGTCAACGGCAAGCAGGCGCACTGGCACGTCCGCGGCGCGAACTTCGTCGGCGTCCACGAGCTGCTCGACACGATCGTCGCCCACGCGGGCGAGTTCGCCGACACCGCCGCGGAGCGGATCGTCGCGCTCGGCCTGCCGATCGACGCCCGCCTGTCCACCGTCGCGGAGAAGGCCGGGAAGACCGCCGTTCCCGCCGGCTTCACCCAGTCCGACGACCTCGTCCGCGCCGTGATCAGCGACATCGACGCGATCCTCGCCGACGTCAAGGCCGCGATCGAGGGCCTGGACGAGGTCGACCTGACCAGCCAGGACGTCGCGATCGAGATCATGCGCGGTCTCGAGAAGGACCGCTGGTTCCTGGTCTCCCACATCGCCGCCTGA
- a CDS encoding gamma carbonic anhydrase family protein, with translation MTVAPGASVIALPDRRPELAEDAFVAAGARIVGEVRLARGASVWYNAVLRGDSAPITVGAGSNVQDNVSVHVDSGHAAEIGAKVSIGHNAVVHGCRIGDGSLIGMGAVILSGAVIGRGCLVAGGAVVLGGTEVPDGSLVAGVPAKVRRALTEEERSGLIENAEIYLRHVQTHRNATAL, from the coding sequence ATGACCGTCGCCCCCGGAGCATCCGTCATCGCCCTTCCCGATCGCCGTCCCGAGCTCGCCGAGGACGCCTTCGTCGCCGCCGGCGCCCGCATCGTCGGCGAGGTGCGCCTGGCACGCGGCGCCAGCGTCTGGTACAACGCCGTGCTGCGCGGCGATTCCGCCCCGATCACGGTGGGGGCGGGCAGCAACGTGCAGGACAACGTCTCGGTGCACGTCGACAGCGGCCACGCCGCGGAGATCGGCGCGAAGGTGTCGATCGGGCACAACGCGGTGGTGCACGGTTGCCGCATCGGCGACGGGTCGCTGATCGGGATGGGCGCCGTGATCCTCAGCGGCGCCGTGATCGGCCGCGGATGCCTGGTCGCCGGCGGCGCGGTCGTGCTCGGCGGCACCGAGGTGCCGGACGGGTCGCTCGTCGCCGGGGTGCCGGCGAAGGTGCGCCGGGCGCTCACCGAGGAGGAGCGCTCCGGGCTGATCGAGAACGCCGAGATCTACCTCCGCCACGTGCAGACCCACCGGAACGCGACCGCCCTCTGA
- a CDS encoding YihY/virulence factor BrkB family protein, which produces MGSTRMGSRRRIAAHIVRRVVHGFTANECPNAAAGLAFYALLALFPTLIAGFALVGLFGRRRDAERVVLDLIGEVLSPEVAAAVQEPIEELATASGAGVALTIGLVIALWTVARYITALGRTMNGVYGVTEGRPYWKAKPAHLLVTVLVFVLVLAAVSLAVASWPLAQALADLLGAGEPVLAAWRILRWPALLLLVVLVVAVLYYFAPNVEQPRFRWVSVGAVIAIAVLAAASAAFGFFAVGIADYGRIYGAFAGAVLFLLWLWIANMALLVGVLFDVEIERARELRAGLPAERRVQLPLRDTRRIAAETRREADEVQEARRIRRS; this is translated from the coding sequence GTGGGGAGCACGCGCATGGGGAGCAGGCGCCGGATCGCGGCGCACATCGTCCGGCGCGTCGTGCACGGGTTCACGGCCAACGAATGCCCGAACGCCGCCGCGGGCCTGGCCTTCTACGCGCTGCTCGCCCTGTTCCCGACGCTCATCGCCGGGTTCGCCCTCGTCGGCCTGTTCGGGCGTCGCCGGGACGCGGAGCGGGTGGTGCTCGACCTCATCGGCGAGGTGCTCTCGCCGGAGGTGGCCGCCGCGGTGCAGGAGCCGATCGAGGAGCTCGCCACCGCCTCCGGGGCCGGAGTGGCCCTGACGATCGGCCTCGTCATCGCGCTGTGGACCGTCGCCCGCTACATCACCGCCCTCGGACGCACGATGAACGGGGTGTACGGCGTCACCGAGGGTCGGCCGTACTGGAAGGCGAAGCCGGCGCACCTGCTGGTGACCGTGCTCGTGTTCGTGCTGGTGCTCGCCGCCGTCTCCCTGGCCGTCGCGTCGTGGCCGCTCGCGCAGGCTCTCGCCGACCTCCTCGGTGCGGGGGAGCCGGTGCTCGCCGCCTGGCGGATCCTGCGGTGGCCCGCGCTGCTCCTCCTCGTGGTGCTCGTGGTCGCGGTGCTCTACTACTTCGCCCCGAACGTGGAGCAGCCGCGCTTCCGCTGGGTGAGCGTCGGCGCCGTGATCGCGATCGCCGTGCTCGCCGCAGCATCCGCCGCCTTCGGCTTCTTCGCCGTCGGCATCGCCGACTACGGCCGGATCTACGGCGCCTTCGCCGGCGCCGTGCTGTTCCTGCTGTGGCTGTGGATCGCGAACATGGCGCTGCTGGTCGGGGTGCTCTTCGACGTGGAGATCGAGCGGGCGCGCGAGCTGCGGGCGGGGCTGCCGGCGGAGCGGCGGGTGCAGCTGCCGCTGCGCGACACGCGGCGGATCGCCGCGGAGACCCGGCGCGAGGCGGACGAGGTGCAGGAGGCCCGGCGGATCCGGCGCTCCTGA